In Pseudomonas putida, a genomic segment contains:
- a CDS encoding polyamine ABC transporter substrate-binding protein: protein MRTFILAPLMLAASVASAAETVKIYNWSSYVAPDTLKNFQQATGIVPTYDVYDSNETLDGKLMTGNSGYDVVFPSNHFMARQIQGKALKRLDRSQLPNWHNLNPVLLKALEVNDPGNQYGFPYLWGSTGIGYNIDKVKAVLGDNAPVDSWDLIFKPEYMSKLKSCGVAVLDNGPELLPIALHYLGLPHHSQDPADYEKAKALLMQVRPYISYFHSSKYTGDLANGDVCVVVGFSGDVLQARNRAEEAKNGVKVGYSIPKEGAPMWFDMVAMPADAPDEKAAYAYMNYLLQPEVMANISNHVQYANGNLKADGLVDPAMKGNSMIYPSEDVMGKLYALEAMPAKIDRIRTRIWTSIKAGN from the coding sequence ATGCGTACGTTCATCCTCGCTCCCCTGATGCTGGCCGCCAGCGTGGCCAGCGCCGCCGAAACGGTGAAGATCTACAACTGGTCCAGCTACGTCGCGCCCGACACCCTGAAGAACTTCCAGCAAGCCACCGGCATCGTGCCGACCTACGACGTGTACGACAGCAACGAGACCCTCGATGGCAAACTGATGACCGGCAACTCCGGCTATGACGTGGTGTTTCCCTCCAACCACTTCATGGCCCGCCAGATCCAGGGCAAGGCACTCAAACGCCTGGACCGCTCGCAGTTGCCCAACTGGCACAACCTCAATCCGGTATTGCTCAAGGCGCTGGAAGTCAACGATCCGGGCAACCAGTACGGCTTCCCCTACCTGTGGGGCAGCACCGGCATCGGCTACAACATCGACAAGGTCAAGGCAGTGCTCGGCGACAATGCGCCGGTCGACTCGTGGGATCTGATCTTCAAACCCGAGTACATGAGCAAGCTGAAAAGCTGCGGCGTCGCCGTGCTGGATAATGGGCCGGAGCTGTTGCCCATCGCCCTGCATTACCTCGGCCTGCCGCATCACAGCCAGGACCCTGCGGACTATGAAAAGGCCAAGGCGTTGTTGATGCAGGTGCGGCCGTACATCAGCTACTTCCACTCGTCGAAGTACACCGGCGACCTGGCCAATGGCGATGTGTGCGTGGTGGTGGGGTTCTCGGGGGATGTGCTGCAAGCCAGGAACCGCGCCGAGGAGGCGAAGAACGGGGTGAAGGTGGGTTACTCGATTCCGAAGGAAGGCGCGCCGATGTGGTTCGACATGGTCGCCATGCCCGCCGATGCGCCGGACGAGAAAGCAGCCTATGCCTACATGAACTACCTGCTGCAACCTGAGGTGATGGCCAACATCAGCAACCATGTGCAGTACGCCAACGGCAACCTCAAGGCCGACGGGCTGGTGGACCCGGCCATGAAGGGCAACAGCATGATCTACCCGAGCGAGGATGTGATGGGCAAGTTGTATGCCCTGGAGGCGATGCCGGCGAAGATCGACCGGATCAGGACGCGGATCTGGACCAGCATCAAGGCCGGCAATTGA
- a CDS encoding ABC transporter ATP-binding protein, whose protein sequence is MSLLQIKNLNVRFGDADAVPVVDGLDLAVDAGEILAIVGESGSGKSVTMMALMGLIEAPGRISADALDFAGTDMLKLSARQRRKIVGKDIAMVFQDPMTALNPSYTVGFQIEEVLRQHLGLKGKAARQRALELLKKVEIPAPESRLDAYPHQLSGGMSQRVAIAMAIAGEPKLLIADEPTTALDVTIQAQIMELLVHLQEERNMALILITHDLAVVAETARRVCVMYAGQAVEVGQVPELFDVPAHPYSEALLAAIPEHSIGAERLATLPGIVPGRYDRPQGCLLSPRCPYVQDDCRQQRPALDPQAHSLARCFYPLNQEVA, encoded by the coding sequence GTGGATGCCGGCGAGATCCTGGCCATCGTCGGCGAGTCCGGCTCGGGCAAGTCGGTGACCATGATGGCCCTGATGGGCCTGATCGAGGCCCCCGGGCGCATCAGCGCAGACGCCCTCGATTTTGCCGGCACCGACATGCTCAAGCTCAGCGCCCGGCAGCGGCGCAAGATCGTCGGCAAGGACATCGCCATGGTCTTCCAGGACCCGATGACCGCGCTCAACCCCAGCTATACCGTGGGCTTCCAGATCGAGGAAGTGCTGCGCCAGCACCTTGGGCTCAAGGGCAAAGCCGCCCGCCAACGGGCCCTGGAGCTTCTGAAAAAGGTCGAGATCCCAGCCCCGGAAAGCCGTCTGGACGCCTATCCGCACCAGCTTTCAGGCGGCATGAGCCAGCGCGTGGCGATTGCCATGGCGATTGCCGGCGAGCCGAAACTGCTGATCGCCGACGAGCCGACCACCGCCCTGGACGTGACCATCCAGGCACAGATCATGGAGCTGCTGGTGCACCTGCAGGAGGAGCGCAACATGGCGCTGATCCTGATCACCCACGACCTTGCCGTGGTCGCGGAGACTGCCCGCCGCGTGTGCGTGATGTATGCCGGCCAGGCCGTCGAGGTGGGCCAGGTGCCCGAGCTGTTCGACGTTCCCGCGCACCCGTACAGCGAGGCATTGCTGGCGGCGATCCCTGAGCACAGTATCGGTGCCGAACGCCTGGCCACCCTGCCGGGCATCGTTCCCGGTCGCTACGACCGGCCGCAGGGCTGCCTGCTGTCACCGCGCTGCCCCTATGTGCAGGACGACTGCCGGCAGCAACGTCCGGCCCTCGATCCCCAGGCCCACAGCCTGGCACGCTGCTTCTACCCGCTGAACCAGGAGGTGGCCTGA
- a CDS encoding AraC family transcriptional regulator, which produces MTAPLLPDGPDQTPLTADTVLRYHLCWKQRDLDGVIALYHPEVQYHDFFQNRVLGYHELRDYVRACLPHEAGEDIVHSDRIRVDGCTAFIQYQVTVQGGEGLVAFQSSEAITVRDGLIWRVNEYATLVRNNGAGSANSGPRPATSRLGLSPRQLSTMAQDLEHYFQRQRPYLDPELDLQQVADASGYSRNQISYLLNQVLGQSFYRYVNQARLQHLLASLDDDSVEAPIDDLAFNAGFNSLSAFYKCFREHTGLTPKAYLRQISLRART; this is translated from the coding sequence ATGACCGCGCCACTACTACCCGACGGCCCCGACCAGACTCCGCTGACGGCGGACACCGTGCTGCGCTACCACCTGTGCTGGAAGCAGCGCGACCTCGACGGCGTGATCGCGCTCTATCACCCCGAAGTGCAGTACCACGACTTCTTCCAGAATCGCGTGCTCGGCTACCACGAGCTGCGCGACTACGTACGCGCCTGCCTGCCCCACGAGGCCGGCGAAGACATCGTCCACAGCGACCGCATCCGCGTGGACGGCTGCACCGCATTCATCCAATACCAGGTAACTGTCCAGGGGGGCGAAGGCCTTGTGGCGTTCCAATCCAGCGAGGCGATCACCGTCAGGGACGGCCTGATCTGGCGCGTCAATGAATATGCCACGCTGGTTCGCAACAACGGCGCCGGCAGCGCCAACAGCGGCCCACGCCCTGCCACCAGCCGCCTGGGCCTGTCACCCCGGCAGCTATCGACCATGGCCCAGGACCTGGAACACTACTTCCAGCGCCAGCGCCCCTATCTCGATCCGGAGCTGGACCTGCAACAGGTCGCCGATGCCAGCGGCTACAGCCGCAACCAGATTTCCTACCTGCTCAACCAGGTGCTCGGCCAGAGCTTCTACCGCTACGTCAACCAGGCCCGCCTGCAGCACTTGCTGGCCAGCCTCGACGATGACAGCGTCGAGGCACCGATCGACGACCTCGCGTTCAATGCCGGCTTCAATTCCCTGTCGGCGTTCTACAAGTGCTTCCGCGAACACACGGGGCTCACCCCCAAGGCCTATCTGCGGCAAATTTCCCTGCGTGCACGCACGTAA
- a CDS encoding cupin domain-containing protein, whose translation MSITQFKHTGSAVLESSSPVAVPLGEPVAVTSVTCVERSDGVETGIWECTPGRWRRQIVQQEFCHFIKGRCTFTPDGGETLVIEAGDALMLPANSTGTWDIQETVRKTYVLIF comes from the coding sequence ATGAGCATCACCCAGTTCAAACACACAGGCAGCGCCGTGCTCGAGAGTTCCAGCCCGGTCGCGGTGCCGCTCGGCGAACCCGTGGCGGTGACCTCGGTCACCTGCGTGGAGCGCAGCGATGGCGTCGAAACCGGCATCTGGGAATGCACCCCCGGGCGCTGGCGGCGACAGATCGTGCAACAGGAGTTCTGCCATTTCATCAAGGGCCGCTGCACCTTCACCCCCGACGGTGGCGAGACCCTGGTCATAGAAGCCGGAGACGCCCTGATGCTACCGGCCAACAGCACCGGCACCTGGGACATCCAGGAAACGGTGCGCAAGACCTACGTTCTCATTTTCTGA
- a CDS encoding peptide ABC transporter ATP-binding protein, which produces MAVVLTARELTRHYEVSRGLFKGHALVRALNGVSFELEAGKTLAVVGESGCGKSTLARALTLIESPTSGSLQIAGTEVAGASKAARKQLRRDVQMVFQSPYASLNPRQKIGDQLAEPLLINTSLSKAERRDKVQRMMEQVGLRPEHYQRYPHMFSGGQRQRIALARAMMLQPKVLVADEPTSALDVSIQAQVLNLFMDLQKEFDTAYVFISHNLAVVRHVADQVLVMYLGRPAEMGPKEDIYEKPLHPYTQALLSATPAIHPDPMKPKIRIAGELPNPLNPPDGCAFHKRCPYATERCASEVPAFRPVGTRQVACHYAEQFL; this is translated from the coding sequence ATGGCTGTGGTACTCACCGCGCGGGAGCTGACCCGCCATTACGAGGTGTCCCGTGGGCTGTTCAAGGGCCATGCCCTGGTGCGCGCACTCAATGGCGTGTCGTTCGAACTGGAGGCCGGCAAGACCCTGGCCGTGGTCGGCGAGTCCGGCTGTGGCAAATCGACCCTGGCACGTGCCCTGACCTTGATCGAGTCGCCCACCTCCGGTTCGCTGCAGATCGCCGGTACCGAGGTGGCCGGTGCCAGCAAGGCCGCCCGCAAGCAATTGCGACGCGACGTGCAGATGGTCTTCCAGAGCCCCTACGCCTCGCTCAACCCACGGCAGAAGATCGGCGACCAGTTGGCCGAGCCGCTGCTGATAAACACCTCGCTGAGCAAGGCCGAACGGCGCGACAAAGTTCAGCGAATGATGGAACAGGTCGGTCTGCGCCCCGAGCATTACCAGCGCTACCCGCACATGTTCTCGGGCGGTCAGCGCCAGCGTATCGCCCTGGCCCGCGCGATGATGCTGCAGCCCAAGGTGCTGGTGGCGGATGAGCCGACGTCGGCGTTGGACGTGTCGATCCAGGCGCAGGTGCTGAACCTGTTCATGGACCTGCAGAAGGAATTCGACACCGCCTACGTGTTCATCTCGCACAACCTGGCAGTAGTACGTCACGTGGCCGATCAAGTGCTGGTGATGTATCTCGGGCGTCCGGCGGAGATGGGGCCAAAAGAGGATATCTACGAAAAGCCGCTGCATCCGTATACCCAGGCCTTGCTTTCGGCAACGCCGGCGATCCATCCGGACCCGATGAAACCGAAGATACGCATCGCTGGGGAGTTACCTAACCCGCTGAATCCGCCGGATGGTTGTGCGTTCCACAAGCGTTGCCCGTACGCCACCGAACGCTGTGCCAGCGAAGTACCGGCGTTCCGGCCGGTGGGCACGCGACAGGTGGCGTGCCATTACGCGGAGCAGTTTCTCTAG
- a CDS encoding NAD(P)/FAD-dependent oxidoreductase, whose amino-acid sequence MQALRTLSLWMDQLDEPLSPRPALEADLEVDVCIIGAGYTGLWTAYYLKRQAPHLNIAVIDAQIAGFGASGRNGGWLMGNLLGEDRLLAALSPQQRRASIDLLHGIPDEVQAVLQRESIACDYRKGGVLYCAARYPEQERSLRAYLDDLYRQGMTEDDYRWLRPEQLDAQLRVSNAYGAIYSPHTATIQPAKLVRGLARAVEALGVTIYENTPALDWQPGEVRSPLARIRCQWTVPAVEGYAASLPPLGKHQLPVQSLLVATEPLPESTWEQIGLTQGQAFSESSRQVTYGQRTVDNRLVFGARGGYRFGGRLRENFNLDEQEIELRRYLFGELFPQLKHVRITHSWGGNLGMARRFRPHMLCDRQRGIALAGGYGGEGVGATNLAGRTLAALIQNQHNQLTGQPWVLDNRPVSSLASWPPEPCRWLGYNAIIQSFVHEDQTLANPASAPWRRRLASSLANFMESFMH is encoded by the coding sequence ATGCAAGCCCTGCGCACACTCAGCCTGTGGATGGACCAACTCGACGAGCCGCTGAGCCCGCGCCCGGCCCTGGAGGCGGATCTGGAAGTCGACGTGTGCATCATCGGCGCTGGCTACACCGGACTGTGGACGGCCTATTACCTCAAGCGCCAGGCACCGCACCTGAACATCGCTGTGATCGATGCCCAGATTGCCGGCTTCGGCGCCTCGGGGCGCAACGGCGGTTGGCTGATGGGCAATCTGCTGGGTGAAGACCGCCTGCTCGCAGCGCTGTCGCCCCAACAACGTCGCGCCAGCATCGACCTGTTGCACGGTATTCCCGATGAAGTGCAGGCAGTGCTGCAGCGCGAGTCCATTGCCTGCGACTACCGCAAAGGCGGCGTGCTGTACTGTGCTGCCCGCTATCCGGAACAAGAACGCAGCCTGCGCGCCTACCTCGACGACCTCTATCGCCAGGGCATGACCGAAGACGACTACCGCTGGCTACGCCCCGAGCAGCTGGATGCCCAGTTGCGCGTGAGTAACGCCTACGGCGCCATCTACAGCCCGCACACCGCGACCATCCAGCCGGCGAAGTTGGTCCGCGGCCTTGCTCGGGCAGTTGAGGCGCTAGGCGTGACGATCTACGAGAACACGCCCGCCCTTGACTGGCAGCCTGGCGAAGTGCGCTCGCCGCTAGCGCGCATCCGCTGCCAGTGGACAGTGCCTGCCGTCGAGGGCTACGCCGCCAGCCTGCCGCCGCTGGGCAAGCATCAACTGCCCGTACAGAGCCTGCTGGTAGCCACCGAACCATTGCCCGAATCGACCTGGGAGCAGATCGGGCTTACCCAGGGCCAGGCCTTCAGCGAAAGCAGCCGCCAGGTCACCTATGGCCAGCGAACCGTCGACAACCGCCTGGTGTTCGGCGCCCGCGGCGGCTACCGCTTCGGCGGTCGCCTGCGGGAAAACTTCAACCTCGACGAACAGGAAATCGAGCTGCGCCGCTATCTGTTCGGCGAACTGTTCCCGCAGCTCAAGCACGTGCGCATCACCCATTCCTGGGGTGGCAACCTGGGCATGGCGAGGCGCTTCCGCCCGCACATGCTCTGCGATCGCCAGCGTGGCATTGCCCTGGCTGGTGGCTACGGCGGCGAAGGGGTCGGCGCCACCAACCTGGCCGGGCGCACGCTGGCAGCACTGATCCAGAACCAGCACAACCAATTGACCGGGCAGCCTTGGGTACTCGACAACCGTCCCGTGTCGAGCCTGGCCAGTTGGCCACCGGAACCCTGCCGCTGGCTGGGCTACAACGCAATCATCCAGAGTTTCGTGCACGAGGATCAGACCCTCGCCAACCCGGCCAGTGCCCCCTGGCGACGGCGCCTGGCCAGCTCCCTGGCGAACTTCATGGAAAGCTTCATGCACTGA